Proteins found in one Fundidesulfovibrio terrae genomic segment:
- the prsK gene encoding XrtA/PEP-CTERM system histidine kinase PrsK encodes MSPGPVQTVLLLLCTGLSVALAASLFLKPGMGYVRWYVIAGVAASLCLDALGVWGLPGDSGLAWTGPYMAVELTGAVTWMLFSRRYARPKEQSLSPALSWFAVAAIGTAAGICAAPAGILAVRAAAQNGPVFFLSAPGFLVRCATLTVLIMSLTALEATLVNSVHGQRWRIKFTILGCFSILGSHLFTLSLGLLYHTLDTSLAPARQTGFAIGTAFLLYSSLFRGGEAPVAVSKRLARTSVVLFGAGAYLLFLGALGLAMSLTGSAGNRALLLALGIVSGVGLLTLMLSERFRRKCTRLLQHYFYKEKYDYRTQWMSFTNRISSVRSRDGLYQAVLLGFCETFGMGGAVLYLKEPGGQAMVPATVWELDHIIPPRLDSKDGLVRRLQDGLAAVDIRQGISSASEQTAAFLSESQASFAVPLLQGESLEGLILMLKPIDETEEFNQEDFDLMEALGSQANAAILNLRLAELLTQARDMEVMGKVSTFIVHDLKNLVYTLSLIVDNAKRYIQDPAFQQDMLKGLENTVSKMHVLISQLRQLPTRENLSMETADLKQLVKETFKHASLDALVFDGDTVAAEVDRSQLQKVILNLVLNAREASPAGETVRVETGFDTTPYIKVIDNGPGMSDRFISESLFQPFKTTKSKGMGIGLYQCKQIVEAHGGTIEVSSAPGVGSEFTVRLPAPDAATQLEGA; translated from the coding sequence ATGTCTCCCGGACCAGTCCAGACCGTTCTCCTCCTCCTGTGCACCGGGCTTTCGGTGGCGCTGGCGGCCAGCCTGTTCCTCAAGCCTGGCATGGGCTACGTCCGGTGGTACGTCATCGCCGGCGTTGCCGCTTCGCTCTGCCTGGACGCTCTGGGAGTCTGGGGTCTGCCGGGAGACTCGGGCCTGGCCTGGACCGGCCCGTACATGGCGGTGGAACTCACCGGGGCCGTCACCTGGATGCTCTTCAGCAGGCGCTACGCCAGGCCCAAGGAACAGTCCCTGAGCCCAGCCCTCTCCTGGTTCGCGGTGGCCGCCATCGGGACCGCCGCCGGGATATGCGCCGCTCCGGCCGGAATCCTGGCCGTCCGGGCCGCCGCGCAGAACGGCCCGGTGTTCTTCCTCTCCGCCCCGGGATTCCTCGTCCGGTGCGCCACGCTCACGGTGCTCATCATGTCGCTCACGGCCCTGGAGGCCACGCTGGTCAACTCCGTGCACGGGCAGCGCTGGAGGATCAAGTTCACCATCCTCGGATGTTTCTCCATCCTGGGGTCGCATCTCTTCACCCTGAGCCTGGGGCTTCTCTACCACACCCTGGACACCTCCCTGGCCCCGGCCCGCCAGACCGGATTCGCCATCGGCACGGCATTCCTGCTGTATTCGTCGCTCTTCCGGGGCGGGGAGGCCCCGGTGGCGGTGTCCAAACGCCTGGCCCGGACCTCCGTGGTGCTCTTCGGAGCCGGGGCATACCTGCTCTTTCTCGGGGCCCTGGGCCTGGCCATGAGCCTGACGGGCAGCGCCGGCAACCGCGCGCTGCTCCTGGCTCTGGGGATCGTCTCCGGAGTGGGCCTGCTGACGCTCATGCTCTCGGAGCGGTTCCGCCGCAAGTGCACACGGCTTCTGCAGCACTATTTCTACAAGGAAAAATACGACTACCGCACCCAGTGGATGTCCTTCACCAACAGGATATCCAGCGTGCGCAGCCGGGACGGACTCTACCAGGCCGTGCTCCTCGGGTTCTGCGAGACGTTCGGCATGGGCGGCGCGGTGCTCTACCTCAAGGAGCCCGGCGGCCAGGCCATGGTTCCGGCCACGGTCTGGGAACTGGACCACATCATCCCCCCTCGCCTGGATTCCAAGGACGGACTCGTCCGCAGGCTCCAGGACGGCCTCGCCGCCGTGGACATCCGCCAGGGGATCAGCTCTGCCAGCGAGCAGACGGCGGCCTTCCTGTCAGAATCCCAGGCCAGTTTCGCCGTGCCCCTGCTGCAGGGAGAGTCCCTGGAGGGCCTGATCCTCATGCTCAAGCCCATCGACGAGACTGAGGAGTTCAACCAGGAGGATTTCGACCTCATGGAAGCCCTGGGCAGCCAGGCAAACGCGGCGATCCTGAACCTGCGGCTGGCGGAACTGCTCACACAGGCCCGGGACATGGAGGTCATGGGCAAGGTTTCCACCTTCATCGTCCACGACCTGAAGAACCTCGTCTACACCCTGTCGCTCATCGTGGACAACGCCAAGCGCTACATCCAGGACCCCGCTTTCCAGCAGGACATGCTCAAGGGTCTGGAGAACACCGTGTCCAAGATGCACGTGCTCATCTCGCAACTGAGACAACTCCCCACGCGCGAGAACCTGTCCATGGAGACGGCCGACCTCAAGCAGCTGGTCAAGGAGACCTTCAAGCACGCCTCCCTGGACGCCCTGGTCTTCGACGGGGACACCGTCGCGGCCGAGGTGGACCGGTCGCAGCTCCAGAAGGTCATCCTGAACCTGGTGCTCAACGCCCGCGAAGCCAGCCCGGCCGGAGAAACCGTGCGTGTGGAGACGGGTTTCGACACAACCCCGTACATCAAGGTTATCGACAACGGCCCCGGGATGAGCGATCGTTTCATCAGCGAAAGTCTTTTCCAGCCATTCAAGACCACGAAATCCAAAGGGATGGGTATCGGTTTGTATCAGTGTAAGCAGATCGTCGAAGCACATGGCGGCACCATCGAGGTTTCGAGCGCGCCGGGAGTAGGGTCGGAGTTCACGGTGCGCCTGCCTGCTCCGGATGCCGCGACACAGCTGGAGGGCGCATGA
- a CDS encoding polysaccharide biosynthesis protein, which produces MNASAMLAGKRVLITGCCGTVGRELVAHILTQYGVKELLCIDNNESATFFMEQEWLSHPHAHFFIGDMRNAKRMLQLMEDVDVVFHAAAFKHVGLCERSPTEAVENNILGVQNIIEAAIANHVERVIFTSSDKAVNPTNVMGTSKLMGERLMTAANSNRRKGGTVFASTRFGNVLGSRGSVIPIFREQIRAGGPVTLTDADMTRFIMSIEQAARLVLDSSALARGGEVFITKMPVIRIKDLAEVMIREIAPRYGHDPASIPITEIGAKPGEKMYEELMSLEETRRAVELTDYFAVLPAFHGLYRETAYDYDDIVPGVVTNPYNSCNEPPMTQEQLTRFLYVNKLLEEPVEGSHPAQRHWP; this is translated from the coding sequence ATGAATGCATCCGCCATGCTCGCGGGCAAGAGGGTCCTGATCACCGGCTGCTGCGGCACCGTGGGCAGGGAACTGGTCGCCCACATACTCACCCAATACGGTGTGAAGGAACTGCTCTGCATCGACAACAACGAGAGCGCGACCTTCTTCATGGAACAGGAATGGCTGTCTCACCCCCATGCGCACTTCTTCATCGGAGACATGCGCAACGCCAAGAGGATGCTCCAGTTGATGGAAGATGTTGACGTCGTATTTCACGCAGCGGCGTTCAAGCATGTCGGGTTATGCGAACGCTCTCCGACTGAAGCCGTGGAAAACAACATCCTCGGAGTGCAGAACATCATTGAGGCAGCGATCGCAAACCACGTCGAACGCGTGATCTTCACGAGCTCGGACAAGGCGGTCAACCCCACCAACGTCATGGGGACGTCCAAACTCATGGGCGAACGGCTCATGACCGCGGCCAACAGTAACCGGAGAAAAGGCGGAACCGTGTTCGCCTCCACCCGTTTCGGCAATGTGCTGGGCTCCAGGGGATCGGTCATTCCCATCTTCCGGGAGCAAATCCGGGCGGGAGGCCCCGTCACCCTCACCGACGCGGACATGACCCGATTCATCATGAGCATCGAGCAGGCCGCCCGCCTCGTTCTGGATTCTTCCGCCCTCGCCCGAGGAGGCGAAGTCTTCATCACGAAGATGCCGGTGATCAGGATCAAGGACCTGGCCGAGGTAATGATCCGGGAGATTGCCCCCCGGTACGGCCATGATCCGGCGAGCATTCCCATCACGGAAATCGGCGCGAAACCGGGTGAGAAAATGTACGAGGAACTCATGAGCCTCGAAGAAACCCGGCGTGCGGTCGAGCTGACGGACTACTTCGCCGTTCTCCCAGCATTTCATGGCCTGTATCGGGAAACGGCCTACGACTACGACGACATTGTTCCCGGCGTCGTGACCAACCCCTACAACTCGTGCAACGAGCCGCCCATGACCCAGGAACAGCTCACGCGGTTCCTGTACGTGAACAAGCTGCTCGAAGAGCCTGTCGAGGGCTCTCACCCCGCGCAGAGGCATTGGCCCTAA
- a CDS encoding exosortase/archaeosortase family protein, producing the protein MDATLSPKLSPPQGPQGGSVATLAALVRSQYPLMLLALASVAAAYWSIVHGMVLDWMNDENSSHGFIVPVVSAYLIWQRRERLMAQPAKPSAMGLAIVAMGAAMLLLGWLATEYFTMRFSLLVVLTGCVVYWAGWGVLGVLAGPMAYLTLMIPVPAVLYDALAFPLKLFVTKVSVVVLKALGILVVREGNIMAFPNITLEVVNACSGLRSLTSLLAVGLAYVMLFVRPFKEKLAIVALIFPIALAANMVRVIGTGILAQHFGEAAAEGFFHEFAGLVIFLTSIAMLMASHRILSRWFR; encoded by the coding sequence ATGGACGCGACGCTCAGTCCCAAGCTCTCCCCGCCCCAGGGGCCGCAGGGAGGTTCCGTCGCGACGCTCGCGGCCCTGGTCAGGTCCCAGTACCCGTTGATGCTCCTGGCCCTGGCCTCGGTGGCGGCCGCCTACTGGTCCATCGTGCACGGCATGGTACTGGACTGGATGAACGACGAGAACAGCTCCCACGGGTTCATCGTCCCGGTGGTTTCCGCCTATCTGATCTGGCAGCGCCGGGAACGGCTCATGGCCCAGCCGGCCAAGCCCAGCGCCATGGGGCTTGCCATCGTCGCCATGGGAGCGGCCATGCTCCTCCTGGGGTGGCTGGCCACGGAATACTTCACCATGCGCTTCTCGCTCCTGGTGGTGTTGACCGGGTGCGTGGTGTACTGGGCCGGGTGGGGGGTCCTGGGCGTGCTGGCTGGCCCCATGGCCTACCTGACGCTCATGATCCCGGTTCCGGCCGTGCTCTACGACGCGTTGGCCTTTCCCCTGAAGCTCTTCGTCACCAAGGTGTCCGTGGTCGTTTTGAAGGCCCTGGGAATACTGGTGGTGCGCGAGGGCAACATCATGGCCTTCCCCAACATAACCCTTGAGGTGGTCAACGCCTGCAGCGGACTGCGCTCGCTCACATCGCTTTTGGCGGTGGGCCTGGCCTACGTGATGCTTTTCGTTCGCCCCTTCAAGGAGAAGCTGGCCATCGTGGCCCTCATCTTCCCCATCGCCCTGGCCGCCAACATGGTCCGGGTGATCGGCACCGGCATCCTGGCCCAGCACTTCGGCGAGGCCGCAGCCGAGGGCTTCTTCCATGAATTCGCGGGGCTGGTCATCTTCCTGACGTCCATCGCCATGCTCATGGCCTCCCACCGCATCCTGTCAAGGTGGTTCCGATGA
- a CDS encoding NAD-dependent epimerase/dehydratase family protein has translation MGMNWLITGGAGFIGRNLVSSLLGEGGHAIRILDDLSVGDRDGLAEVCRFSECGPAALAGFPGPGEVQLVPANILDEHDTASACGGADVVVHLAANTGVGPSVKNPRWDCKVNVLGTLNCLEGARQAGARRFVFASSGAPAGDAPPPIREDIVPRPMSPYGASKMAGEGYCCAYWKCFGVPSVSLRFSNVYGPLSSHKSSAVASFISAARKGEPLDVFGDGLQTRDFLYVDDLVEAVKSSAVREDAAGETFQIATGEETTVNSLVAMLVEALAAKGLPQAAVRHLGERQGDMRRNYSDTSKAQQMLHWRAKVGLKEGLARTVDWFAARGGH, from the coding sequence ATGGGCATGAACTGGCTCATCACGGGCGGCGCCGGATTCATCGGCCGCAACCTCGTCTCCTCGCTTCTTGGTGAAGGAGGGCACGCCATCCGCATCCTGGACGACCTGAGCGTGGGGGACAGGGACGGCCTTGCCGAGGTCTGCCGTTTTTCCGAATGCGGCCCCGCCGCTCTTGCCGGATTCCCCGGGCCTGGCGAGGTCCAGTTGGTCCCGGCGAACATCCTCGATGAACACGACACCGCCAGCGCCTGCGGCGGCGCTGACGTGGTGGTGCACCTGGCGGCCAACACAGGGGTGGGACCGTCCGTCAAAAATCCCAGATGGGACTGCAAGGTCAACGTGCTGGGCACGCTGAACTGCCTGGAGGGCGCCCGCCAGGCTGGAGCCAGGCGCTTCGTCTTCGCCTCCAGCGGAGCCCCGGCCGGAGACGCGCCCCCCCCCATCCGCGAGGACATCGTTCCGCGCCCCATGTCGCCTTACGGGGCGAGCAAAATGGCCGGAGAAGGATACTGCTGCGCCTACTGGAAGTGTTTCGGAGTTCCGTCGGTGTCGCTCCGGTTCAGCAACGTCTACGGTCCGCTCTCCAGCCACAAGTCCAGCGCGGTTGCCAGCTTCATCTCGGCGGCCCGCAAGGGCGAGCCCCTGGACGTGTTCGGTGACGGCCTTCAAACCAGGGATTTCCTGTACGTGGACGACCTGGTCGAGGCGGTCAAGAGCTCCGCAGTGCGAGAGGACGCCGCGGGCGAAACATTCCAGATCGCAACCGGCGAGGAAACCACCGTGAACAGCCTGGTGGCCATGCTGGTGGAGGCGCTCGCGGCCAAAGGCCTGCCTCAGGCCGCAGTCAGGCACCTCGGAGAGCGCCAGGGCGACATGCGGCGCAACTACTCGGACACCTCAAAAGCCCAGCAGATGCTCCACTGGAGGGCTAAGGTCGGGCTCAAGGAGGGGCTAGCCAGAACCGTTGACTGGTTCGCCGCTCGAGGAGGTCATTGA
- a CDS encoding exosortase C-terminal domain/associated protein EpsI, whose product MKTYLRYLAIVAVMAFAGVYMATHHDQPSPLAKPLAEFPTQVGDWTMIQNSRFDPDTLRILRPTDYMAKRYQRKDGAVADLYVGYHDGASKAGPLHSPRNCLPGSGWYEVSTEPSPVNLASRTLDTVTAVYQNGADTELFMYWFEVGGVAITNEYALKIQEVLHSIRSGRRAASFIRISVPMPGDKAKASELAEDFLKTVQPVLAQFLQS is encoded by the coding sequence ATGAAGACATACCTCCGCTACCTGGCCATCGTGGCCGTGATGGCCTTCGCGGGCGTGTACATGGCCACCCACCATGACCAGCCGAGCCCGCTGGCCAAACCCCTGGCCGAATTCCCCACCCAGGTGGGCGACTGGACAATGATCCAGAACTCCCGGTTCGACCCGGACACCTTGCGGATACTCAGGCCCACCGACTACATGGCCAAGCGCTACCAGAGAAAGGACGGAGCCGTGGCCGACCTCTACGTGGGCTACCACGACGGGGCCAGCAAGGCCGGGCCGCTCCACTCGCCCAGGAACTGCCTGCCCGGCTCCGGCTGGTATGAGGTCTCCACGGAGCCTTCCCCGGTGAACCTCGCGTCCAGGACCCTGGACACCGTCACCGCGGTCTACCAGAACGGGGCCGACACCGAACTCTTCATGTACTGGTTCGAGGTGGGCGGGGTCGCCATCACCAACGAATACGCCCTGAAGATTCAAGAGGTGCTCCACTCCATCCGGAGTGGGCGGCGGGCGGCCAGCTTCATCCGGATCTCCGTGCCCATGCCGGGCGACAAGGCCAAGGCGTCGGAACTGGCCGAGGATTTCCTGAAAACCGTGCAGCCCGTGCTGGCGCAATTCCTCCAGTCGTAA
- a CDS encoding glycosyltransferase family 2 protein produces the protein MNRDPGISMSPKKISVIIPAYNAEPFLQEAIQSVLDQDYPDIECIVVNDGSTDGTEDVALSFGDSITYIRQNNSGCAGPPRNTGIDASTGEYLVFFDADDILLPGSLSIQAKALDDNPLCGICTTDFCNFNNQGVIGKSHHHSFCPSFRKLIQEKNQLVLDSHESLSALLKENFIGCCHAMIRRSMIEDKTRFDARLFGAEDFHFYYRIISKTSHIIISTPYMHRRIHENNATHQMERILSDHLICLKMLYDIEDDKILKRKILNLSASLDTELLWHYSNDGNTRKTVQTCIRILRQSHSPNAIKATAKALSRCFIRRLSPRTV, from the coding sequence ATGAACCGTGATCCCGGAATTTCTATGAGCCCAAAAAAAATTTCCGTCATTATTCCCGCATACAATGCCGAACCATTTCTGCAGGAAGCGATCCAAAGCGTCCTCGACCAAGACTACCCCGATATCGAGTGCATTGTCGTCAATGACGGCTCCACGGACGGGACGGAGGACGTTGCTTTAAGTTTTGGGGACTCCATCACATACATTCGACAAAACAACTCAGGTTGCGCCGGCCCCCCGCGCAACACGGGAATTGACGCTTCAACAGGAGAATACCTCGTATTTTTCGATGCAGACGACATCCTTCTCCCCGGATCATTAAGCATACAAGCCAAGGCACTCGACGATAACCCCTTATGCGGAATCTGTACCACGGACTTCTGCAACTTCAACAACCAAGGAGTCATCGGAAAAAGCCACCATCATTCATTTTGTCCATCCTTCAGAAAACTAATTCAAGAAAAAAACCAACTTGTTCTTGATTCACACGAATCACTTTCTGCACTTTTAAAAGAAAATTTCATCGGATGCTGTCATGCAATGATCAGAAGGAGCATGATAGAGGACAAAACGAGATTTGATGCACGATTGTTTGGCGCTGAAGACTTTCATTTTTACTATAGAATAATATCAAAAACGTCACACATAATAATTTCAACCCCATACATGCACAGGAGAATCCACGAGAACAACGCCACGCACCAGATGGAAAGAATACTGAGTGACCACTTAATTTGTCTAAAAATGCTTTACGATATCGAGGATGACAAAATATTAAAGAGAAAAATTCTCAATCTGTCTGCTTCACTCGACACTGAACTTCTCTGGCATTACAGCAACGACGGGAATACTCGCAAAACTGTCCAGACATGCATTCGCATTTTGCGTCAGTCTCACTCACCCAATGCCATAAAAGCCACCGCAAAGGCACTTTCCCGATGTTTCATACGGCGTCTCTCGCCCAGAACAGTCTAA
- a CDS encoding NAD-dependent epimerase/dehydratase family protein: MKILILGGDGYLGWPTAMHLSARGHDVACVDNYLRRNLCSNEDGDPLFPTPRLPERASIWKSVSGKDVQVFIGDLTQWDFVSEVFRAFTPDAIVHYAEQPSAPYSMLSRRAASLTLANNLQTTANCVFAVREFCPQAQIVKLGTMGEYGTPNIDIEEGWLDVEHKGRRQRFLYPRQASSLYHTTKIMDTDMLWFYVRTWGLAVTDLMQGPVYGITTQESGSDERLMPFFNYDELFGTVLNRFLVQAVAGVPLTVYGSGKQIRGYLNIIDTVNCVRLALEKPAGPGELRVFNQLTETFDVLTLADMVQKAGNAMNLDVRVQHIPNPRKEAEEHYYNPAYTGLADLGLKPTLLTDEILRSMLQLVLKHKASIRPQSIFRGVKWA; this comes from the coding sequence ATGAAGATACTGATATTGGGTGGCGATGGTTATCTCGGATGGCCAACCGCCATGCACCTTTCGGCCAGGGGCCACGACGTGGCCTGCGTGGACAACTATCTGCGCCGCAACCTCTGCTCCAACGAGGATGGAGACCCGCTTTTCCCCACGCCCCGGCTGCCCGAAAGGGCATCGATCTGGAAGTCCGTCTCCGGGAAGGACGTCCAGGTGTTCATCGGCGACCTGACGCAGTGGGATTTCGTCAGTGAGGTGTTCAGGGCGTTCACGCCCGACGCCATCGTCCACTACGCGGAGCAGCCTTCGGCTCCCTACTCCATGCTCAGCCGAAGGGCCGCCAGCCTGACCTTGGCCAACAACCTGCAAACCACGGCCAATTGCGTCTTCGCCGTTCGCGAATTTTGCCCCCAGGCCCAGATCGTCAAGCTCGGCACCATGGGCGAATACGGCACACCCAACATCGACATCGAGGAAGGCTGGCTCGACGTGGAGCACAAGGGGCGCCGCCAGCGTTTCCTATACCCGCGCCAGGCCAGCAGCCTCTACCATACCACCAAGATCATGGACACGGACATGCTCTGGTTCTACGTGCGCACCTGGGGCCTTGCCGTGACCGACCTGATGCAGGGCCCGGTCTACGGCATCACCACCCAGGAATCGGGCAGCGACGAGCGCCTGATGCCTTTCTTCAACTACGACGAGCTGTTCGGCACAGTGCTCAACAGATTCCTGGTGCAGGCCGTGGCGGGCGTCCCCCTTACGGTCTACGGTTCCGGCAAGCAGATCCGCGGATACCTCAACATCATCGACACCGTGAACTGCGTCCGGCTGGCCCTGGAAAAGCCGGCCGGCCCGGGCGAGCTGCGCGTCTTCAACCAGTTGACCGAAACCTTCGACGTCCTCACCTTGGCGGACATGGTCCAAAAGGCCGGCAACGCCATGAACCTGGACGTGCGCGTCCAGCACATCCCCAATCCGAGGAAAGAGGCCGAGGAGCACTACTACAACCCGGCCTACACCGGGCTCGCCGACCTGGGCCTGAAACCGACCCTGCTCACGGACGAAATCCTGCGGTCCATGCTGCAGCTGGTGCTCAAGCACAAGGCGTCCATCCGTCCCCAGAGCATCTTCAGGGGGGTCAAATGGGCATGA
- the prsR gene encoding PEP-CTERM-box response regulator transcription factor — protein sequence MNRTLLIVDDNEDVRQQLKWGLSSEPYTLVFAQGVEEALEKFREHSPQAVTLDLGLPPRTEDASQGFKCLEELRRISPTAKIIVITGFDSREYARRAVDLGAYDFFLKPIDLDELKVMIRRAFHLFEIEQERPARKSAAPRAVHPAGMIGDSTPMREVLAHIEKVAASDVPVLIQGESGTGKELVARAIHELSPRKSGPMVCINCGAVPENLIESEFFGHERGSFTGAVSTVRGKVEYADNGLLFLDEIGELPANLQVKLLRFLQEMVFQRVGGRKNLEVNVRVVAATNIDIQEAMRNGSFREDLFYRIGVVSLKLPPLRERGKDVILLAEHFLRKHHEGTGSAVSGFTQDALDALSSHSWPGNVRELENTVRRAMVMSNSTTISAADLGLTPECPSDLGSPIPANATLKEARSLVEKQMVEAALGRSGGNILKAAEALGISRPTFYDLLRKHGIAL from the coding sequence ATGAATCGCACGCTTCTGATCGTGGACGACAACGAGGACGTCCGCCAGCAGCTCAAATGGGGCCTGTCTTCAGAGCCCTACACCCTGGTCTTCGCCCAGGGCGTCGAGGAGGCGTTGGAAAAATTCCGCGAACACTCCCCCCAGGCCGTCACCCTGGACCTGGGCCTGCCCCCCAGGACCGAGGACGCCTCGCAGGGATTCAAGTGTCTGGAGGAGCTGCGGCGCATCTCGCCCACGGCCAAGATCATCGTCATCACCGGCTTCGACTCGCGCGAGTACGCCCGCCGCGCGGTGGACCTGGGCGCCTACGACTTCTTCCTCAAGCCCATCGACCTGGACGAGCTCAAGGTGATGATCCGCCGGGCCTTCCATCTCTTCGAGATCGAGCAGGAGCGGCCCGCCCGCAAGTCCGCCGCCCCCAGGGCCGTCCACCCGGCCGGCATGATCGGGGATTCCACGCCCATGCGGGAGGTGCTGGCGCACATCGAAAAGGTGGCCGCTTCGGACGTGCCGGTGCTCATCCAGGGTGAATCCGGCACGGGCAAAGAGCTGGTCGCCAGGGCCATCCACGAGCTCTCCCCGCGCAAATCCGGCCCCATGGTCTGCATCAACTGCGGCGCGGTGCCAGAGAACCTCATCGAGTCCGAATTCTTCGGCCACGAGCGTGGCTCATTCACCGGCGCGGTATCCACGGTGCGGGGCAAGGTGGAGTATGCCGACAACGGCCTGCTCTTCCTGGACGAGATCGGGGAACTGCCCGCCAACCTGCAGGTGAAGCTCCTGCGCTTCCTCCAGGAGATGGTCTTCCAGCGGGTGGGCGGGCGCAAGAACCTGGAGGTCAACGTGCGGGTGGTGGCGGCCACCAACATCGACATCCAGGAGGCCATGCGCAACGGCAGCTTCCGCGAGGACCTTTTCTACAGGATCGGCGTGGTTTCGCTGAAGCTCCCGCCGCTTCGGGAGCGCGGCAAGGACGTCATCCTGCTGGCCGAGCACTTCCTGCGCAAGCACCACGAGGGCACTGGCAGCGCCGTCTCGGGCTTCACCCAGGACGCCCTGGACGCCCTCTCCAGCCACTCCTGGCCGGGCAACGTCAGGGAACTGGAGAACACCGTGCGCCGGGCCATGGTGATGTCGAACTCAACCACGATCTCTGCCGCCGACCTGGGGCTCACTCCGGAGTGCCCGAGCGACCTCGGCTCTCCCATACCGGCCAACGCCACCCTCAAGGAGGCCCGGTCGCTGGTGGAGAAGCAGATGGTGGAGGCCGCGCTGGGCCGGTCGGGGGGAAACATCCTCAAGGCGGCGGAAGCCCTCGGGATCAGCAGGCCTACCTTCTACGACCTGCTCAGGAAGCACGGCATCGCCCTCTGA
- a CDS encoding acyltransferase encodes MKTTLKRTLHIVAKVATFPAAALVRIADRPGGEHRMFRGLSQLMSLVPGTLGSVLRSGFYVQTLTRCSWEATFDFGVLFSTPDSEIEDHVYIGPYTIVSKAHIGRDTIIGSFVSITSGKSTHHFADAHTPIRLQGGSHDGVRIGNDCWIGNQAVIMADVGDGCVVGAGSVVVKDAEPGHVVAGNPARTIKERNDPGTVQAPARSA; translated from the coding sequence ATGAAGACGACCCTCAAGCGAACGCTGCACATCGTCGCCAAGGTCGCGACGTTTCCGGCGGCTGCCTTGGTCCGGATCGCGGACCGACCAGGAGGGGAACACCGGATGTTCAGGGGCCTCTCGCAGCTCATGAGCCTCGTCCCGGGTACCTTGGGGTCCGTGCTGCGTAGCGGATTCTATGTCCAGACGCTCACGCGCTGTTCCTGGGAGGCGACCTTCGACTTCGGAGTGCTGTTCTCCACGCCAGACTCCGAGATCGAGGACCACGTCTACATCGGCCCGTACACCATCGTATCCAAGGCGCATATCGGGCGCGACACCATCATCGGCAGCTTCGTCAGCATCACCAGCGGCAAGTCCACGCACCACTTCGCGGATGCTCATACCCCCATACGGCTCCAAGGGGGATCGCATGACGGGGTGCGCATCGGCAACGACTGCTGGATCGGAAACCAGGCGGTCATCATGGCCGACGTCGGCGACGGATGTGTGGTGGGCGCAGGCTCGGTTGTGGTGAAGGACGCCGAGCCCGGCCACGTGGTGGCGGGAAACCCCGCCAGGACGATCAAGGAACGAAACGATCCCGGCACCGTCCAGGCGCCGGCCAGGAGCGCGTAA